The Streptomyces sp. NBC_00670 genome window below encodes:
- a CDS encoding amidohydrolase family protein — protein sequence MIDTPSLVDQYCHGVLRTELGLGTFEAQLARTEGPPAAGTTLFDTQTGFAVRRWCPPLLGLEPHCPPARYLARRRELGALEAGRRLLRGSGITTYLVDTGPPGDLTGPGEMALAGDAEAHEIVRLEPLAEQVADTSGTVESFLANLAGAVHSAAVHAVAFTSVAGLRHGAVLAPEPPGPGEVRGAAARWLSRRGAGDAPTDPVLLRHLLWVAVAAGRPLQLHAGLGGVGTAARGVDPGVLAEFARATAGCGTDLVLLHGYPYHRQAAQLAGVFPHVYADLGAALVRTGARAAEVLAEALELAPFGKLLFSSGGRGLPELHVVGARLFREALGRVLGAWVGEGAWARADAERVAGLIAAGNAGRLYGVG from the coding sequence ATGATCGACACGCCGTCACTGGTGGACCAGTACTGCCACGGCGTCCTCCGCACCGAGCTGGGCCTCGGCACGTTCGAGGCCCAGCTCGCCCGTACCGAGGGCCCGCCCGCCGCCGGCACCACCCTCTTCGACACCCAGACGGGCTTCGCCGTACGCCGCTGGTGCCCGCCCCTGCTCGGCCTGGAGCCGCACTGCCCGCCGGCCCGCTATCTCGCCCGGCGGCGCGAACTGGGCGCCCTGGAGGCCGGGCGGCGGCTGTTGCGGGGCAGCGGCATCACCACGTACCTCGTCGACACCGGGCCGCCCGGTGATCTCACCGGGCCCGGCGAGATGGCGCTCGCCGGGGACGCCGAGGCGCACGAGATCGTACGGCTCGAACCGCTCGCGGAGCAGGTCGCCGACACCTCCGGGACGGTGGAGTCCTTCCTCGCCAATCTCGCCGGGGCCGTCCACTCCGCGGCCGTGCACGCGGTGGCGTTCACGTCGGTCGCGGGGCTGCGGCACGGGGCGGTGCTCGCGCCGGAGCCGCCGGGGCCGGGGGAGGTGCGCGGGGCCGCCGCGCGGTGGCTGAGCCGGCGCGGGGCGGGGGACGCGCCGACCGATCCCGTGCTGTTGCGGCATCTGCTGTGGGTGGCGGTGGCCGCGGGACGGCCGTTGCAACTGCATGCGGGGCTGGGCGGGGTGGGGACGGCCGCGCGGGGCGTGGATCCCGGGGTGCTCGCGGAGTTCGCGCGGGCGACGGCGGGGTGCGGTACGGACCTGGTGCTGCTGCACGGCTATCCCTACCACCGGCAGGCGGCCCAGCTCGCGGGGGTGTTCCCGCACGTGTACGCCGACCTGGGGGCGGCGCTCGTCCGGACGGGGGCGCGGGCGGCGGAGGTCCTCGCGGAGGCGCTGGAGCTGGCCCCGTTCGGGAAGCTGCTGTTCTCCAGCGGGGGGAGGGGGTTGCCGGAGCTGCATGTGGTGGGGGCGCGGTTGTTCCGGGAGGCGCTCGGGAGGGTACTGGGGGCGTGGGTG
- a CDS encoding heme o synthase, which yields MCVTAVESRPAGVLGAGSNRGRRPFGARVKAFVALTKPRIIELLLITTVPVMFLAQQGVPDLKLVLLTCLGGYLSAGGANALNMYIDRDIDALMERTSQRPLVTGMVSPRECLAFGIGLAVVSTLLFGLTVNWLSAWLALGALLFYVVVYTMILKRRTSQNIVWGGIAGCMPVLIGWSSVTNSVSYAPIILFLVMFFWTPPHYWPLSMKVKDDYARVGVPMLPVIASNKVVARQIVLYSWVMVGASLLLTPLGYTGWFYFAVALAAGGMWLWEAHALMNRAKAEVTGAKLKEMRLFHWSITYVSIVFVAVAVDPFLR from the coding sequence GTGTGCGTGACGGCCGTCGAATCCCGACCAGCGGGAGTACTGGGGGCGGGCAGCAACCGCGGCCGGCGGCCGTTCGGGGCCCGTGTGAAGGCGTTCGTGGCGCTGACCAAGCCGCGGATCATCGAGCTGCTCCTGATCACCACCGTTCCGGTGATGTTCCTCGCCCAGCAGGGCGTGCCGGACCTCAAGCTGGTCCTGCTCACCTGCCTCGGCGGTTACCTCTCCGCGGGCGGCGCCAACGCGCTCAACATGTACATCGACCGCGACATCGACGCGCTCATGGAGCGCACCTCGCAGCGTCCGCTGGTCACCGGCATGGTCAGCCCCCGGGAGTGCCTCGCGTTCGGCATCGGCCTCGCGGTCGTCTCGACGCTGCTGTTCGGCCTCACCGTCAACTGGCTCTCCGCCTGGCTGGCGCTCGGCGCGCTCCTCTTCTACGTCGTCGTCTACACGATGATCCTCAAGCGGCGCACCTCGCAGAACATCGTGTGGGGCGGCATCGCGGGCTGCATGCCGGTGCTGATCGGCTGGTCCTCGGTCACCAACTCGGTCTCCTACGCGCCGATCATCCTCTTCCTGGTGATGTTCTTCTGGACGCCGCCGCACTACTGGCCGCTCTCCATGAAGGTCAAGGACGACTATGCGCGCGTGGGCGTGCCCATGCTCCCGGTGATCGCCTCCAACAAGGTGGTCGCCCGGCAGATCGTCCTCTACAGCTGGGTGATGGTCGGCGCCTCCCTGCTGCTCACCCCGCTCGGCTACACCGGCTGGTTCTACTTCGCGGTCGCGCTGGCCGCCGGCGGCATGTGGCTGTGGGAGGCACACGCGCTGATGAACCGCGCGAAGGCGGAGGTGACGGGCGCGAAGCTGAAGGAGATGCGCCTGTTCCACTGGAGCATCACCTATGTGTCGATCGTCTTCGTGGCGGTCGCGGTGGACCCCTTCCTGCGGTAG
- the tkt gene encoding transketolase, with translation MSTKPTTTDLEWTELDQRAVDTARVLAADAVQKVGNGHPGTAMSLAPAAYTLFQKVMRHDPADADWVGRDRFVLSAGHSSLTLYIQLYLAGFGLELEDLQSFRTWGSRTPGHPEYGHTVGVETTTGPLGQGVANAVGMAMAARYERGLFDPEAAQGDSPFDHFIYCVAGDGCLQEGISAEASSLAGHQKLGNLILLWDDNHISIEGDTETAVSEDTAKRYEAYGWHVQRVEPKENGDLDPQALYAAIQRARAVTDRPSFIAMRSIIAWPAPHAQNTEAAHGSALGADEVAATKRVLGFDPEKSFEVADEVLAHTRKALDRGTEAKAEWDKGYQSWRGANPERAADYDRIAKGELPAGWEAKLPVFEPGTGVATRAASGKVLQALGAVIPELWGGSADLAGSNNTTIDKTSSFLPKGNHLPEADPYGRTIHFGIREHSMAAEMNGITLHGNTRVYGGTFLVFSDYMRNAVRLSALMHLPVTYVWTHDSIGLGEDGPTHQPVEHLASLRAIPGLNVVRPADANETAIAWREILRRWTKEFGKGAPHGLALTRQGVPTYEANEDTVKGGYVLFEAEGGDAEVILIATGSEVHVAVEARERLQSEGVPTRVVSMPSVEWFEEQDQGYRDSVLPPSVKARVAVEAGIGLTWHKYVGDAGRIVSLEHFGASADGKVLFREFGFTAENVADQARESLAAVRR, from the coding sequence GTGAGCACCAAGCCGACCACCACAGACCTCGAGTGGACCGAACTGGACCAGCGGGCCGTGGACACCGCCCGTGTCCTGGCCGCCGATGCCGTACAGAAGGTCGGAAACGGCCATCCGGGTACGGCGATGAGCCTGGCACCGGCCGCCTACACCCTCTTCCAGAAGGTGATGCGCCACGACCCGGCGGACGCCGACTGGGTGGGCCGCGACCGTTTCGTGCTGTCCGCCGGCCACTCGTCCCTGACCCTCTACATCCAGCTCTACCTCGCCGGCTTCGGCCTGGAGCTGGAGGACCTGCAGTCCTTCCGTACCTGGGGCTCCAGGACCCCCGGTCACCCGGAGTACGGCCACACGGTGGGCGTGGAGACCACGACCGGCCCGCTGGGCCAGGGTGTCGCCAACGCCGTCGGCATGGCGATGGCCGCCCGCTACGAGCGCGGTCTGTTCGACCCGGAGGCCGCCCAGGGCGACTCCCCCTTCGACCACTTCATCTACTGCGTCGCCGGTGACGGCTGCCTCCAGGAGGGCATCTCCGCCGAGGCGTCCTCGCTGGCCGGGCACCAGAAGCTGGGCAATCTGATCCTGCTGTGGGACGACAACCACATCTCGATCGAGGGCGACACGGAGACCGCCGTCTCCGAGGACACCGCCAAGCGGTACGAGGCCTACGGCTGGCACGTGCAGCGGGTGGAGCCGAAGGAGAACGGCGACCTGGACCCGCAGGCGCTCTACGCGGCGATCCAGCGGGCCAGGGCCGTCACCGACCGGCCGTCCTTCATCGCGATGCGCTCGATCATCGCCTGGCCGGCCCCGCACGCCCAGAACACCGAGGCCGCGCACGGCTCGGCGCTCGGCGCGGACGAGGTCGCGGCCACCAAGCGCGTCCTGGGCTTCGACCCGGAGAAGAGCTTCGAGGTCGCCGACGAGGTCCTCGCGCACACCCGCAAGGCGCTCGACCGGGGCACCGAGGCCAAGGCCGAGTGGGACAAGGGCTACCAGTCCTGGCGCGGCGCCAACCCGGAGCGGGCCGCCGACTACGACCGGATCGCCAAGGGCGAGCTGCCGGCCGGCTGGGAGGCCAAGCTGCCGGTGTTCGAGCCGGGTACGGGTGTCGCCACGCGTGCCGCCTCCGGCAAGGTGCTCCAGGCGCTCGGCGCGGTGATCCCGGAGCTGTGGGGCGGCTCCGCCGACCTCGCGGGTTCGAACAACACCACGATCGACAAGACCAGCTCCTTCCTCCCCAAGGGCAACCACCTGCCGGAGGCCGACCCGTACGGCCGCACGATCCACTTCGGCATCCGCGAGCACTCCATGGCCGCGGAGATGAACGGCATCACGCTGCACGGCAACACGCGCGTCTACGGCGGCACGTTCCTCGTGTTCTCCGACTACATGCGCAACGCCGTGCGCCTCTCGGCGCTGATGCACCTGCCGGTGACGTACGTGTGGACGCACGACTCCATCGGTCTGGGCGAGGACGGCCCCACCCACCAGCCGGTCGAGCACCTGGCCTCGCTGCGCGCCATCCCGGGCCTGAACGTGGTCCGCCCGGCCGACGCCAACGAGACGGCGATCGCCTGGCGGGAGATCCTGCGCCGCTGGACGAAGGAGTTCGGCAAGGGCGCCCCGCACGGTCTGGCGCTGACCCGGCAGGGCGTGCCGACGTACGAGGCCAACGAGGACACCGTGAAGGGCGGCTACGTCCTGTTCGAGGCCGAGGGCGGCGACGCGGAGGTCATCCTCATCGCGACCGGCTCCGAGGTGCATGTCGCGGTGGAGGCGCGGGAACGGCTTCAGTCGGAAGGTGTTCCGACCCGGGTGGTGTCCATGCCGTCGGTGGAGTGGTTCGAGGAGCAGGACCAGGGGTACCGGGACTCGGTGCTGCCCCCGTCCGTGAAGGCGCGGGTCGCCGTCGAGGCGGGGATCGGACTGACCTGGCACAAGTACGTCGGGGACGCCGGCCGCATCGTTTCGCTGGAGCACTTCGGCGCGTCCGCGGACGGCAAGGTGCTCTTCCGCGAGTTCGGCTTCACCGCCGAGAACGTGGCCGACCAGGCCCGGGAATCCCTCGCCGCCGTCCGGCGCTGA
- the tal gene encoding transaldolase translates to MTDALKRLSEEGVAIWLDDLSRKRITSGNLAELIDQQHVVGVTTNPSIFQKAISQGDGYDQQLSDLAFRKVTVEEAIRMITTADVRDAADILRPVFDATDGQDGRVSIEVDPRLAHNTKATVAEAKQLAWLVDRPNTLIKIPATRAGIPAITETLGLGISVNVTLIFSLERYREVMDAYLAGLEKAKERGLDLSQIRSVASFFVSRVDTEIDKRIDAQGTDEAKALRGKAGLANARLAYQAYEEVFGSADNGTPPSDRWAALEKAGARKQRPLWASTGVKDKAYKQTLYVDELVAPNTVNTMPEATLQATEESGEIRGDAVSGTYEQARADIDALAKIGISYDEVVELLEKEGVDKFEGAWNDLLKSTEAELKRLAPSEG, encoded by the coding sequence ATGACAGACGCACTCAAGCGCCTCTCCGAGGAAGGCGTGGCGATCTGGCTGGACGACCTGTCGCGCAAGCGGATCACGTCCGGCAACCTCGCCGAGCTGATCGACCAGCAGCACGTCGTGGGCGTCACCACCAACCCGTCGATCTTCCAGAAGGCGATCTCGCAGGGCGACGGCTACGACCAGCAGCTCTCCGACCTCGCGTTCCGCAAGGTCACGGTCGAAGAGGCCATCCGCATGATCACGACGGCGGACGTCCGGGACGCCGCCGACATCCTGCGCCCGGTCTTCGACGCCACCGACGGCCAGGACGGCCGGGTCTCCATCGAGGTGGACCCGCGCCTGGCGCACAACACCAAGGCGACGGTCGCCGAGGCCAAGCAGCTGGCCTGGCTGGTGGACCGCCCCAACACGCTCATCAAGATCCCGGCCACCCGGGCGGGCATCCCGGCGATCACCGAGACGCTCGGCCTCGGCATCAGCGTCAACGTCACGCTGATCTTCTCGCTGGAGCGCTACCGCGAGGTGATGGACGCCTACCTGGCCGGTCTGGAGAAGGCCAAGGAGCGCGGCCTGGACCTGTCGCAGATCCGTTCCGTGGCGTCCTTCTTCGTCTCCCGCGTGGACACCGAGATCGACAAGCGGATCGACGCGCAGGGCACCGACGAGGCCAAGGCGCTGCGCGGCAAGGCCGGCCTGGCCAACGCCCGGCTCGCCTACCAGGCGTACGAGGAGGTGTTCGGCTCCGCCGACAATGGGACACCGCCCTCGGACCGCTGGGCGGCCCTGGAGAAGGCGGGCGCCCGCAAGCAGCGTCCGCTGTGGGCCTCCACCGGCGTCAAGGACAAGGCGTACAAGCAGACCCTGTACGTCGACGAGCTGGTCGCGCCCAACACGGTGAACACCATGCCGGAGGCCACGCTGCAGGCCACCGAGGAGAGCGGCGAGATCCGCGGCGACGCGGTGTCCGGCACCTACGAGCAGGCCCGTGCCGACATCGACGCGCTCGCGAAGATCGGCATCTCCTACGACGAGGTCGTCGAACTCCTGGAGAAGGAGGGCGTCGACAAGTTCGAGGGCGCCTGGAACGACCTGCTCAAGTCGACCGAGGCGGAGCTCAAGCGCCTCGCCCCTTCGGAGGGCTGA